The DNA sequence aatatctaaatcttAAAAAGAAGCCcaagaaaaacataacaaaatggCTACTGAGCATGCCAGCAATTAAGCAGTAACAAGAGAACAGTGGATACCTTAGACCTTCCATCACCCAATTCTGTATCGCTTTACACCATTAGCACAAGCAACAGCTGCTTCATGAGTTGTGAAGTTGACAAATCCAAAATcatttcttcttgcttttgaCATATTGCGCGCAAGGGCCACACGTTCAATCTCTCCATATTCTTTAAACTGCTCTTTCACACGGTCTTCATCCCAATAGGGTGGCAGACCATCGATAAAAACTGACTTAACCTGCAGATAAAGAGTGAAGTTAAATCATGACAAGTCGCAACAACTGGCctgggaaaaataaaatcattaaacacTAAAGAACTTGTATTGCAATATCCAAAGAGACAAGAAGTACCTGGGACATAACTTCTGGGTCAGGTTCGTGCAATGGCTCAGCAAAAGCCACTTTTGCAGTCCTCTCATGATGACCAAATATGACATCTGGTTTCTGAAGCCTCTTGTAAGCAAGCATTGCCTCAGCATGGCAAGAGAACTCCAAGAAGGCAAATCCCCGACTCAGTCCTTCATTTTGACTATCAGCAACCAAGGTGATCCTTTCAACTCCATCAACACAGTATTCCTTCAATTTATTCTTTATCTgaaattcaacataaaaaaataaaaattagaatgcATCATTATCAATTAATAGTCATTAAGTGCAATAACTAAGCCTTACCGCTTCCTTCGTCCACGTATTGCATATGTTACCTAAGAACAGTGTGTCATTGTCCTCACTAACTGCAACACCACAACGTTTTCCACGTATCTATGAACATTGAGTTATATGCTTAGAAAACTTGCACAAAAACTTGCTACAGAACACCATTGAATTTTGTAAACTTCTTACACTAGGAGCTAAGCAAACATGACCCACAAGAATCAATTGAATGGCAGATAGTAATCACAGTTCATTGAAAGAGCAATGTTCCTATACTTATCCCTTTATGTGGTTGATACATGAAGCTCCAAATGGTTCTGAATCTTCTGATAGAACtcttagtgaaaaaaaaaaatagcattgaAGAATTCATTAGAACAATTATCAGAAAGAAGATCAAATTATCCTTCAAGATAGCCTTGGACCAGTAGCCCAATTACCATAATTCCTAATTTGTAGATAACCACTATTGCATTTCTTGTTTAAGAAgcattcatgattttcattgttttaatttagttaACAGTTCTCATCAATGCATAAACACATTTTCATacatctttttcaaaaatattatttctaaaTGAAAATTCACACCAATGAGCGATCATTTGGAATCTATCTCAAAACAAGAATGTTCTGGTATGAATGTCCTTCATGAGTTTACCACTCAGATCATGGAGGTCATCATCGGTACAGTTCATCCTTTGGTGCAAGGCCACAAGAGCTTGCCAATCCAAAGAAAGACACATGGCTCTAATCGACAATCTTAAATATCACCCTCAATAGCAATAACAGAATTTTGAAGatacaaaaacacaaattttggtCCTCAGAAGTGCTCAGTACACATCCACATGTCTCGTACCATATCAAGAGCAATATACTGTATCTACAAGCTATTTCCATAATCAAGATAAATGTGGCAAGAAAAAGAATCCTATCAATAATAAATCCAAACTCACCATAGGATTTTTCAGCTCAGTGAGAGCCTTTGCCGCCTGCTCCTTGCTCGCAAACTTCACAAATGCAAACCCTTTGTTCTTATTGGTATTGAAATCCTTGTGAAGGCGGATTTCAACCACCTCACCAACCCTCTCAAACACCTTCTTGAGGTCGTCCTCCACAGCATCTCGGTCCAAACCCCCAACAAAGATCTCCTGCTCCTTCTTGATCATCCTGGCTTTTGCCATGTTCGAGATCTCAATCTGCTCCTCCATCCTGGCACCTTTATCATCATCCCCTTCATCACCCTCCCCTTCTCCTTCCCCTCCTGCCTCCTCTTCCACAACCTCATCCCCCTCAACAGCTTCTTCAACCGCCACAACCTCACTGTCCTCCTCCATCCGCTGCTCCTCTCCACCAGCAGCATCCTTATAATCAAGAACCGGTTCAAGATTTAGTTCCTGGCCAGGCTTATTCCCCTCCTTGCTCTCCATTACTTCAAGAATAGGCACCACAATCGAAGTCAAGGTTTCTTCAGCGACCTCCTCTGCTTTCTCAACTACCACCACAGCAACAGCTTTCGCACCAAGAGGCGACTTGCCCTTCCCTCCGCTCTTCTTCTCCGGTGCtttcaccatcttcttctcctcaacAGAACCCGGTGCTTCTTCAACTACAACCCCAAACAAACGCTCAAAATCTATTCAATAAAACGcaatatagagagagagaaaagggtTTTGCACCTTTAGCTTGGGTCTTGGCGGCGGCCTGCTTCCCCTTAGCTCCTTTCTGTCCGGCAGTGGACTTCGGCGATGGGACGGCGCCTTTCTTGGCCGGAGGAGTCTTCTTACCGGCCGGTGGCTTGGGGCTATCAGCGTTGCGGGTCCTCATAGAGAGAAAAGGGAAGAAGGTTCAAGGAGTCGAGATGGTGGTGCTCCGGCGATCgccggattagggttttgctctGCCGATCGGGcgaaggagagaagaaggagCTCGTGTCGAACGGTGACGGCGAAGATGAGTATACATCGAATAACAAACAAAGATACCATTTTTAACCTTTGATTTTTGGCTTATGGGGTTAATATGGTCAAATGCTCTCTTTTATATGGAAAATTCTGAAAAAGACCCTGGCTTTATATAAATCTTTCAAAAAATTCTTCTATTCCTTCTGAAGGTCCCTAGACTGAATGTCATTGTTTGTTTTAGCCCctcaaattatcaaataaaaaaaatgtatatttattttgggTTATAAGTtagatagttttttttaaaaaattttatgtgaataaccaaaataaataatgaacccatggttttgaaatattaataatatgagtGTTAacattttaattgtttaaaagtgaattttaagtttttgaaaaattagacCCTTCGGTGGCATCTTGTGTTTATGATAATTCTGGTTCCAATTCATGCACAAGTAACAAccatgttataaaaaataaaaaataaaaaatcgtcattaaattttttattaaaaaatttattaatctacaagaataattttataaaacttaaataatttttttttttcaaaaacaacaaacactatATACATCAAAGCATATACACAGACTGAGAATTAATAACCTACTCCGCACATTCTCTCTCACCCAGCAACATAAGTTAAAGATAACAAAAATACACCCACAACTGCCCGAGATCCATTACCACCATTTCGTCCAGTGAAATTTACACTCGAGACTTCTTAAATAACCATTTTACATTTATACAAATACAATTTAACATATCAACCAATCCTAAAAACTTAAACTCGGTTAGAGGAAATTCTAACAATGAGGCTAAAGTATCAgattcataaaataattttatcttaaaataaattttagtttatgaAACATAAAACATGGACAATGAAAGTATTCACTGTTCAGAgaggaaaattatatataattggaaaattttattacaACCAAACTGCATAAATATGTCATCCATATTGATTCAATAACATTGCCAGAAGATTGCAACAAGATTAGTGTTCCATAATAGACAATGAAGCTGCTAATAAGAAACTGTAAATTTTCACAGGAAATTCTACTCTGTACAAGTGGATATAactttataaagaaaaaaaactggaatagaaaaaatcaaaatgtaGGGATCACTGAAACTGATGCTCTGATTCGGTATTTTCTCCTCATCGGCTATCGGAATACTACTCCTATAAATTATTGAAACTCGAACGGAGCTAGATTGGCGAAGGCTACAAAATCACTGGTTTTCTGCAGAAATTAAATCACTGAAACTGATTCTTTGATTCGGTGTTTTCATTAAATGATTAATAGAATAGCATAGCCAAAAGCTGGTACTAAAATAGCACGTTTTTGTGTGATCCTGACGACGGTAATTCCATAACATGGGGAGGAATGCTGGTTACCTCATGAATATTGCCCAAATTCTGCCCTGAAAATTAAGTTTCTGGAAGCTTTAATCGGTTAAAGAACACCAAGAAATGATACTCTGGTGCCCAATAAACAAACCCAACAACAACGCCTCCTTTGATGAACTGCAAAAACACAATAGatttattttgacaatgaaatgATGATTGCCTTGAAATGGAGAAAGTGCCAAAGAAAGATGGACTACACAAAAGTATATAGGATCATATGAATACCTTTCCATCTAATATCACAAGTTCCCCATCAACCCATCTGGCATTCTGAAACCCAGGATCAGCAATCCTACCTTGTCCCTTATATCTAGCAACCTGAGCCAAAAGTGGATTTTAGTCTCTACTTCCAAGCACAAATTGTTAAGTTCTACAGACTAAATTATTAGTGTTCGTAGGATGGTACCACTCCAAATTCTTCAGGAATAATTCCTTTATGAGGTAGCTGATACCGTTTACCAACCTTTGCACGGAAAACAATCTGTAGAGATTCATTCACATTATCAGTATCTTTCTCTTAACAAATGAAAGTTACAAGGCTATAAAATTAAGCGCCTCGCAAGTCTACATGGAAGATTTAAGAAAATCGGCTTAGCTAAAGCAAAAGGTATCCTCGACAGCTTGAAAATAATGCAGAAGCTAAAAACAAGTTACCTGACCAGCAGGCAATGAAAGGCTACCAGTTAACTTCACAGCTTCAACATACTCATAAAATTCCAAATCAGTGTTCCTATCATTCTCTTGCCATTGGCCAAATTTGCGTTTTAGATGGAGAATTTCGGAAGCATAAATTCCATGTGCACCAACATATAGGCCTGATGGAACAAACGGAACATCTTTTAGTAAACAAGAACAGAAAGAAAAACACCAACATGAACTTAAAACAAGTCCCACTGAgtccaaataaataaagaaataaataaattacagaaTCATAATCATGGATAGCACAGCTAAAACTTAAACCAAATCAATAGTTTTGCAAAAAGCACCACTAAGTGGATCTGCAGATGATGATATCTCAATACGGTTAAAGAGCATTGACCCAGAGAAAGGTTGATTTTGATCCTGTTTAATGGCAGAACTTATTAATTCACCAACATCTTTAAGTACCTACACAAACAATAAGTGGTATTAGAATAACCACGAGTTGTAAAGCATAGCACACTGCAAGGATGCTATCAGAACATATCATGAGATCATATCAGAATAACTTTTCTATAAATCATGTTTCAATATTCAAGCAGATTTTAATTCCTTCACGAAGGACCTTGATTATGTGTAAATCTAGCCTCACATTGTGCATACTATTTATCTAGAAAACATCTAGCCAACTCATAGAATCACCATTTACATTCAAATGCAATAATGAACTCAGAATAAAAAATCCAACTAAAGATGGGGACACAAACCTTCATAGGTATCTTCTCTTTGCTAAGCAAGACCTTAGCAAGATCAGACATAATAAGATCTGAACTCCGTTTATCTGATTTTAGAGAAGCCTTTCCCCTCAAGGACTCTTCTTTGCCACTGGTTCCAAGTTGTGTATCATTTTGCtggatagaaaaagaaaatgatcgACGATCCTTCCTTTCAAGTGCAGCAGGCACACGAATTAAATCTATTGGTGACAAATCAGCAGAAAACTTTCTCATGATTGTGCCAATCACAAGTTTTACAGGCAATCCAGGTTGAAGATCATCTGTTCCAATCAATGCATCTTCAGAGTCAatcacttcttcattgtcactCTCGCTTTTAGCTTTATCTGCATCTATACTTTCCAATTCTTCATTGTCCTCACCTTCCTCTTCCATAATTTGTTCAATGACTTTTGCAATTAAATCTCGATCAACCTTTCCTGGAGATACAACTTTTAAGACCTTGACTTTCACTCCAGGAATCATGTCTCGCAGGACATTCTGGATTCCATTTATACCATCAACCATGTCAGCGTCATCATCTTTCTCTTCAACAGCCGTTATATCCTCCACATATATATCACCTTGTTCCTCAGTTGAACTGTCAGAAGGGTTTGGATTGCTAATTTTCTGCTTATTTGATGTTTTCAACAATAAGTCTTCAGTTCTATCATTTCTCTTCAAATAAACTGCCTAAGAAGAACATGAAGGCCTTTAGTGTTCAAACCAAGATATACAGACTATATGATGAGAGATAAGATAACATAGTTTggaaatttaagaaaagaattaCAAGAAAGCCAAAATTCATTATCTTGCAAAATTCGAAAGAAAAGGTCAAAAGACTTCTTTCCATGATAGAGAATTAGTAACATATTGAAACCATAACATTAACAATATATGTTCCCCAAAGAAACTGGAGTTGCTGCAGCCTATGTagtgtgcaaagaaatgaaacatGATCCATAAGGAAACAGGAAGAATTCTAAGAAATCTCCTTGTTACAAAGATCatgatattctaaaaaaatctgTGGCAGCAGATGCAGCTTATACATCATGAGACGAAAAGAAATATGATGCCCAAGGAATAGAAAAAAGAGCTGAATCAGTGAAGCCTCATCTTACATTGGTAAGGATTTTCTGGGGGCCTTTAATATTTCttattcataattataattttaccTGACATAGAATGGCTAATCTAGACTCTTAAGAAGGGACAAGTCTCATGTACATTAAAAAGGGGCCATTTGGGACTTATGCATCTGTTGCTCAAGGTTTAAGCTACCCTTCGTTTACAAGTAGATAAGATGAAGGTCGCATCAAAGCTAACAAAAGTTGCTTGAGGATTAAAAGAAACACACACAcgcacagacacacacacacacacacatgcgcACACGCAGAGAAAATGGCAACAACCTTCAACAATGACCTTATAAAATCCTATCTTCTCCACCAGTTGGAATTGAGCTTGAAGGGGGTTCATTAGCAAATTTAGGGATGAAGCAGGTTTGCTTTTCTCTCAACAAAGAGCCCAGTTCTTAAAATTGGAATGGGAGTGTGATTCTTCCAGTTTTTGCGCTCCTGCTATTTTCCAACTCATCTTAACTTCACCTcctcccaaaacaaaagatccTTTCCCACATCATTTTATTTCGACCCATCCACCAAACAATATCCTACcacatatattttcatatactCAGTCCTTTTGTGAGTCAGTAAGTGAATCTTACAAATCAGTGACCCAGAAAACAACTATTTTCTATCCACAAAATTATCGCCCAAATACAAACGCACAAGAGCATGCATCAAATTCATTGTGATGAGCAAAACTGAATGGTGTTATAAAATCAGCAAAAAGGATTTGAGCCATACCTGCTGTTTGTATTCTCCTCCATTCACAGtgaaaaaaacttcaaacagAGGAGAACCTGGCCTAGCTGTAGATAGCTGCCTGTTTACAAAagctaaaaacaaaataagaagccTCATGTGATTTAATCAAATAGAGAAGGACCAGCAGGTCTATAGCTGAATGAGACAAGGGAGATACAtgctattttcatatttaatttgctAAGCAACAATGCACAAGACAGGTTCAGTTGACCTtgaccaattaaaaaaaaaatcacagaaACAATACAAAACATTGAAACTGTTAATAATGGACACTAATACACAACAAAATTTTAGGAATCAAGAACAAAATGCAATCTTATACATTTGCAGACATGTAGTATGTTTGTTCTGTTTGGAAGAATTTCAATGAATTAATTTCCTTTAACAAATAGGACAATGAGTTTCGCCTCATTTGATGCGTCCCTAATAGCATCTAGTCTGAAAATCACTGGCATTAACTATGATCTTTTGTCCAGGCAATTGTGAAGGTTTTgctctaattaaataattcaatagaGCTATGACACAAAAATATGTCAACTAAATCTCAATAAACTATGGGAAAATCAGACAGATACAACTCTTTAattaaatcatgttaaaaaaaattaacctggAAGTATAACTTCTGGCAACATATCTTCCATGTTCTGCACTGATATGGATGATTCTACCAGAGGGTTCAGCTGCATTGGTTGAAGTACCAGACCACCATC is a window from the Dioscorea cayenensis subsp. rotundata cultivar TDr96_F1 chromosome 2, TDr96_F1_v2_PseudoChromosome.rev07_lg8_w22 25.fasta, whole genome shotgun sequence genome containing:
- the LOC120276760 gene encoding LOW QUALITY PROTEIN: heterogeneous nuclear ribonucleoprotein Q-like (The sequence of the model RefSeq protein was modified relative to this genomic sequence to represent the inferred CDS: deleted 1 base in 1 codon); the encoded protein is MRTRNADSPKPPAGKKTPPAKKGAVPSPKSTAGQKGAKGKQAAAKTQAKVEEAPGSVEEKKMVKAPEKKSGGKGKSPLGAKAVAVVVVEKAEEVAEETLTSIVVPILEVMESKEGNKPGQELNLEPVLDYKDAAGGEEQRMEEDSEVVAVEEAVEGDEVVEEEAGGEGEGEGDEGDDDKGARMEEQIEISNMAKARMIKKEQEIFVGGLDRDAVEDDLKKVFERVGEVVEIRLHKDFNTNKNKGFAFVKFASKEQAAKALTELKNPMIRGKRCGVAVSEDNDTLFLGNICNTWTKEAIKNKLKEYCVDGVERITLVADSQNEGLSRGFAFLEFSCHAEAMLAYKRLQKPDVIFGHHERTAKVAFAEPLHEPDPEVMSQVKSVFIDGLPPYWDEDRVKEQFKEYGEIERVALARNMSKARRNDFGFVNFTTHEAAVACANGVSDTELGDGRSKMKARARLANPFPKTQAVKGGMSGGYRIAHFGFGRGGFGRGGFGRGGHFQHRAGFRGGRGFHLRGRGRGGRFSFTADNSLEVPHTEFHSRRPFGFRGGRRGSAPMDHNVFDGGRGRGFPVRRPPLMPGEFDRPFSARHFNEDPYYFADGGHGIKRPFSMMEHDPGYLNPGSRPRPRYDRPDPLSGGSRYSDTVGMAGSYASDYYGSDYGGGPYSSLYGGGEHSQGGYFY
- the LOC120275815 gene encoding protein EXECUTER 1, chloroplastic, translating into MASVPAPSFSSPTSSYVDPSISTTNLAPRLLAATPCRATSPFPRFSARTYRPSDSPLCRCSRGEIPEEPVRRGWDSLIKDVVKSAVKRWEDYVNSSKSSASKDRMDVESEETAGKGEEEEVEWDWERWEKHFAEVEEQENLVAALKSQLRVAVAREDYEEAAKLKAAIMATTKKDTVATAISELKRAVVEERYGDAAFFRDYAGCGLVGWWSGTSTNAAEPSGRIIHISAEHGRYVARSYTSRQLSTARPGSPLFEVFFTVNGGEYKQQAVYLKRNDRTEDLLLKTSNKQKISNPNPSDSSTEEQGDIYVEDITAVEEKDDDADMVDGINGIQNVLRDMIPGVKVKVLKVVSPGKVDRDLIAKVIEQIMEEEGEDNEELESIDADKAKSESDNEEVIDSEDALIGTDDLQPGLPVKLVIGTIMRKFSADLSPIDLIRVPAALERKDRRSFSFSIQQNDTQLGTSGKEESLRGKASLKSDKRSSDLIMSDLAKVLLSKEKIPMKVLKDVGELISSAIKQDQNQPFSGSMLFNRIEISSSADPLSGLYVGAHGIYASEILHLKRKFGQWQENDRNTDLEFYEYVEAVKLTGSLSLPAGQIVFRAKVGKRYQLPHKGIIPEEFGVVARYKGQGRIADPGFQNARWVDGELVILDGKFIKGGVVVGFVYWAPEYHFLVFFNRLKLPET